The following proteins come from a genomic window of Clostridium cylindrosporum DSM 605:
- the nrdG gene encoding anaerobic ribonucleoside-triphosphate reductase activating protein — protein sequence MKVKLAGITKESLVDGPGIRYVIFSQGCNHNCKGCHNPSTHSFDKGKEFDVEEILQDILNRKHIDGVTFSGGDPFYQPEEFGYIAKRLREENIHIISYTGFKYENILDNYKMKELLENVDILIDGPFIENKKTFKMAFRGSENQRAIDVKKSLLDDKVITLDL from the coding sequence ATGAAGGTAAAATTAGCAGGAATAACAAAGGAAAGTTTAGTTGATGGACCTGGAATAAGATATGTGATTTTTTCGCAAGGATGTAATCATAACTGTAAGGGGTGTCATAACCCTAGCACCCATAGCTTTGACAAAGGGAAGGAATTTGACGTTGAAGAGATTTTGCAGGATATTTTAAATAGAAAGCATATTGATGGTGTTACATTTAGTGGTGGAGATCCTTTTTATCAGCCTGAGGAATTTGGATATATTGCCAAGAGGCTACGTGAAGAAAATATACATATAATTTCTTATACTGGGTTTAAATATGAAAATATATTAGATAATTATAAAATGAAAGAACTTTTAGAGAATGTGGACATTTTAATAGATGGCCCATTTATTGAAAATAAAAAGACTTTTAAAATGGCATTTAGAGGATCAGAAAATCAAAGAGCAATAGATGTTAAAAAAAGTCTTTTAGATGATAAAGTTATAACATTAGACTTATAA
- the pgeF gene encoding peptidoglycan editing factor PgeF: MSTFTLKKDGRLEYFQSNMLMQTGEVKHFFSTKNGGVSKGEFESLNLGVYTNDYKENIEENFNIICSSLNMNKSIAYLNQEHGTKVYVVDKDNYDDIVGKKGDAIITSQKNIPIGVFTADCVPILLYDKKQKVAAAIHAGWRGVEGRILTETLNVMKFKFQSCVEDVVCAIGPAIGPCCFEVSRDVADKFTFVFTVDDSIYVDLLKEVYSEAKDLNILEENIDVLGKCTVCSDSLFHSYRREKGKTGRIGSFIEII; encoded by the coding sequence TTGAGTACATTCACCTTGAAAAAAGATGGGAGATTAGAATACTTTCAAAGCAATATGCTTATGCAAACTGGAGAGGTTAAGCACTTTTTTAGCACAAAAAATGGTGGTGTTAGTAAAGGTGAGTTTGAAAGCTTAAACCTTGGTGTATATACTAATGATTACAAGGAAAACATAGAGGAAAATTTTAATATTATTTGTTCATCACTTAATATGAATAAAAGCATAGCGTACCTTAATCAAGAACATGGTACAAAGGTTTATGTTGTAGATAAGGATAACTATGATGATATAGTAGGAAAAAAGGGAGATGCTATAATTACTTCACAAAAAAATATTCCTATTGGGGTTTTTACAGCGGATTGTGTACCTATTCTTTTATATGATAAGAAACAAAAGGTAGCTGCAGCTATTCATGCAGGATGGAGAGGGGTAGAAGGAAGAATACTTACTGAGACTCTAAATGTTATGAAATTTAAATTTCAATCTTGTGTAGAGGATGTAGTTTGTGCAATAGGACCGGCAATTGGTCCATGCTGTTTTGAGGTATCACGTGATGTAGCAGATAAGTTTACCTTTGTATTTACAGTAGATGACTCTATATATGTAGACCTATTAAAGGAAGTTTATAGTGAAGCAAAAGATTTAAATATTTTAGAAGAAAATATAGATGTTTTAGGAAAATGTACGGTATGCAGTGATAGTCTTTTTCATTCATATAGAAGAGAAAAGGGTAAAACAGGTAGAATAGGTTCATTTATAGAGATTATTTAG